The DNA window GGAATGTAAGAACCCAAGCGTGCATAACAATGCTTCCATAAGCTGACCTATTTTATTCTTCGTGTAGACAAGAGCGCGTCAGAGCCCAATGCCAAGGAGACACTGCTCTCCTTCTTCGATCTCTCCGAGACACGTTTGTACATTGTCCTGGGACTGATTGCGGCCCTGGTGCTCATCGCGTTGATCCAGGCCTTCTGCACCATTTGGAAGACATCGCGAAAGAGCAAGAACACGAAGGTGAGTgatatggatatggaaatAAACCGAACATTTATGGTCAGCATAAACCACTTCGACACAGAGAAATCCGCTATAAAATCTTAAAATCAAGACATTAATGGACAGTAAGTAAATTATTGAAGCTGCTTCTTCTCAGTGTCGAATTGGCGTCTTTCATTCCTTTCTTATTAATCTTTCCCCATTGAAACCGTGTCGTTCAAAGCTGGTTTACGTGATTCCCGAAGAGTGGCGCATGTACCAACAGCGACAGCACCAGCGCTACTATCAGCCCTCTAGCGATCTATAAAAGACTCACTCTACAAATTAAACTCAGATCAGATCAGATATACGCCCTAGAAATACTGCCCTACTGCCCGATCCACCTGCAAACCGAGCTTCAGCTACAACTGCCTTAAGCGCATTTACGTTTTAatccaaaccgaaccgaaccacCCATCTTGTAGTTAGTTTAAGTACCGGAAACCTCTTGATTATGtactgtatctgcatctgcgtAGGTGCCGCGTTTATCAAAATTCCATAACTAAATCGGTAATTTAAAACTCTATATATTTTCTGTGGTATCTGTTGTTGTATTAACCTTGTCACCTAACCCACCACCCCGCCTCCTTTGGACGGTAATCTCAGATCTGCTTCTCTTTCTCCGACTGTTACTTAACCCCTTTCTGTGTTTCCAGTTCTATCTAATTAACATCCACTTGCAATCGCCTTCATTTGTGTGCGGGTTCTCTTGACCAGTCAGCATTTGATATGTGCTACGTAAGATCCCAACTATTTTGGGCAATTGGAATCCTTGAAACCCTACTCTGATCTCTAAATCCTATGCTAGATCCCTAGAACACTTCACCGTCTATTAACCATTTATTATGTTGTGATAAAATCCTCCTGCatctattttctatttatattgtattttcGGATTAAACGCCGGCACCTTTGCAGAACAGTTAAAACCcctaaataattatttgataTAAAGTATTTTGTGATAAAATGTTGTTGTCTGCGTTGTACATGGTCCACCCAACGATTCCCAAAATTCCCACACCAATTGCTGACTGGCTGAGTAACTTGATGGAAGCCCACCTAAATTTCAACTAAATCACGCTAAATTCTCATTGTACTTGCAGGAGAAACTGATCCAAAACTCACCCTGGAAGGAGTTCGCCTCGAACACCAACTATGCCTTTGATCCTTATGGCGAAACGGAGGAGAAGAACATTACCAACAGCACCACGGGCAAGGAGAAGTCGCGCAACCGCCATCAGTCGACCACGAGCAGCCAGCAGACGACACTACCCATGTCCCATTCGCCCACCAGCAAGTCCCAGATGTACTACGAGAGTCCAAACGGTCAGGGCAAAAGCtccaatggcaatggcagtCGGACCAACGGACGCGCCACCCAAGAGAGCAGCGTCGGTGGAGCACCCTACTCCCGTAGCTCCTATGCGGAGCGCGCCTACTCCCTGCCGCGGCAGGCGCATCAATACCAGCAGAGCCCGGCGAGCATGCAGCCCTCGGGTTACTACACCCACGACAGGCGGGCCGCGCGCCAAGGAAGCCGGGATAGGGAACGCGAGCGAGAGAGGGAGGAAGAGCGGCGCCAGCGCCAGGACCGCGATAGGGACTCTGGATATGACCGGTCGCGGGACGATCCGCGACAGAATGGTGGATCCGATACGCCCGACTTCTACTTCATGCCCTCGCAGCGCAAGTATTCCGGGGAGGTAGTTCGCGTCTATGTGGACTACAACAAGGATCCGAAGCACTAAAGCTCAAAACACATCCGATTATTTAATGCTCGTTTTAAGTTCTACCCTCACTCTGTTTTGTCACACCCaacacaaatattaaggatgTCAATTGGATCTTTTGTCTTCTTAAGATAAGATTCTATAACACTTTCATCCGATTTGGAAATTATCACAAAAATAGTTTAACCGTTGAATGCATACAGAATGTATTTGATAAGCGAAACCCTTAAATGAATCATTCCAAGCTGACCTTTGTTTCAAAGAGAGCCAATTGACATCGATCTGATAATTATTCGTGCACTTTTGTTTCCAATATGAGCCCTCCTTTGTTTCGATTTTGCCATAACGCAGTTGCGCTGCAGCAGCGTTTTCAGGTGCGCAAGCTTTACCACAGAACGCACAACGCATGATTCCACAACTTAGtgaattgtaaatattttgaatagaCATTAAAACTCTTGCAAACGAGAAACAAATCCAAGCCACACAAATCACACAAAATTATAAAGCAAGCTTTGCAGTTAGGTACGTGCATACATAATGTTTTCGCATTGTCTTATCGTAAATGTGCAAAGAAACATAGTCACtgtatttaatcaaattaaatatacgCATTaagtacatataaataaagttaagtACATCCAAAAAGAACTACcggattttttttaattaatattttcatttaatgatGGTATCAGAAAGTGTATATGAGATGTCCATAATATTGGTACGTTTGCTTTATAAAGACTAATTTAGATTTAGAAATACTTTAGGGCATTAAACATCGGCGTAAATTGATGGGAAAAGATTACActactttattatttatcaaaTGCATTATATGATAAATATGTGCCGTAAAGTTAGTTAGATTTCACCGTGTATGCAATCCATTCCGAGAACTTTATAACGTTTGTGTAAACGTACAAACCACGATCACTTGAACCCCTACTGAGGATACCAAACAAAACTAACCATGTCCGTCCCGAATTCGTTACCTTCTTTCCCAATATATGGCTAGGCATTCCAAGTCGGCTCGCTCCGACAGGAGTGACGACGCACAGTTCACTTAACTCTTCTCGTTCATGGATTTTTTGCGAGCACAGGGCGACATTGACATCATACAAACGTCCATGGGCTGGCGCATCAAAGATCATAGTGAAGGGTGGCGTAGACGAGGCCATCTGTTGGTCTCGCGCGTTCGCCAGCATACAGATGGGTTTCATTCCCTCTGCAAAGCGAAAGTTTAGTGATCGAAAATACTGGCATGGATTATGATAAGTTACCTGGGCCTGTAGCAGGTCTATTAAGCTTAAGCAACGCTATGTCATTGCCAGGGTTTGAGAAGATGTCGACCACCCTATACATCTCGTAGAAACCTGTCCTTCCTCTCACATTAACTTCTCTGTTGAATAATTCAAATAAGTTGTTAGTTTCGTTGTAACATGTTCCATTCTTAAAGCACCTACAAGCTGGATGCAGTTATTGGCAGGCGTCTTGCGTTGGTTAAGACGAactctgaaaaatattgaGTTTAAATTGAGTTTATGTCAAACATTATACTCTCTAAGAACAAACAAATACGCACGGTGTGTAATCAAGATTCCCAAAGCCCTGAAATGGGGCCAATTAATGATTGCTTCTAAATTCGCAGCGATAGTGGCGCCGCCACAGTCCGCGTACAAGAAAACATCTTGTTGCTGCGGTTTGTTTTCAAAGATGACTGGAGCCTGTGGCTTATCCTCGATATAATGCGTATCTATGGTGGTCTTAATCCAGTCCGCATAGCTTATCACGTCGATATACACTCCTACACCATCGCAGGTACTTTTGCCAATGCTGATTATCCCGAACTGAACTTCGCGGATGACAGATATGCCAGCAATAGTGACATTGTTTGTCAAGGGACCACCAGAATCACCCCTACAAGTGTCTTTGAAAGGTACACCAGCGCATATCTGTTTCGAACTAAGCTGGATTCCCAAGTCCCTTAAGCACTCGTAGCTGTCCAAATGGTTAAGGGTGACGGTCTGCAATATATCGGATGCCTTTTCGTCCATCTTAAGTCCCCATCCAAAGGCTTTGAAAGTCCGCACGTTGCGCACATGGGCGGAAAGACGTTGGTCCGTAACGATGCAGATTGGGCGAACAAAGACTGCATAGATAATTATGGTTTATAACATTTTCTGGGCGTTCAAACCACAGacattattataatgtctttggtcaAACCAAGTACTTGCCATTAAACATCACGTCGCTGGACAGTTTGAGCAGGCCAATGTCATTTTCATAAGATATAGTTCTGTTGAACAAGGTATGCATTATTGCTTTAATGACAATTTTCCGATCCATGGGCTCACTTTTGTTGTAGGCACCCAAACGCACTGATCTTTTATGAAAggatatttatttgaaaactgACTGCACTTGTAAAAGAAATTATACTCACAGGTACTCTTGGCCATCTATACAATGCGCAGCTGTTAAAACAAATcctaaaagaaaaatatttttattacaaattaatCATGTTCCGTAGAAAAGTACAAACGCTTATGAATCAGCGTGCCACCACAGATAAAATGCGTGGCATTGTATACAGCTGCAGTCCATGCAGAATTTCCAATTGTTGCATTTTGCCCGCCGACTATTTTGGGTCCAATATGATTTCCACAAAATTCATCTAGGAAGAGAGAATCACCCAAATCGCAGAGGAACCAAATCAACAAGGGAATCCAAGCCAAACGTGTCTGCATCTCACGAGatgtttaattgaaatgagTACAGTGCGAAGAGAAGCTTAGTAGCAGCATACCTTATCAGGcttttgtatttcattaaaaaaaatcctTATCATACAAGAAATACACGTAAATACCCAGTCCAGTACACAGtgaattaaaaaaacacagtttttgctACTTTTAATAATGATTTCGTTTTAAATGGTAATCTTATCTTATGCAAACTGAACAGGCAACAcgtatattattaatattaactCAACGATAATTCATAAAGCTCGATCTGAAATGAGAAAAGTTCATGATGCGTCAGTACCATGCACTCCTAGAACAATTTCGGTAGAACTTACCCGCCAAAGGCTGGTTTCTGCGTATTTGAGTTTCCTGTCTGAGCAAGATTTCCGAAAGAGAGACCCGATTCCTGTCCGCCCAACGTTTCGAAAATGTTTCCTTGTGTCGGctttgcagcagcaccaaaGGCTGGAGGAGAGGCTACCGGGGTGGCAGCGCCAAATCCACCAAATCCTTTCGGACTGCCAAAGGTGGCACCTCCACCGAAGGTCGGACTTGCTCCGAATGCCGGGGATCCACCAAAAACGGGCTTGGCCCCAAACCCACCTGGTGTCGATGGTTGCTGTGGGGCTTGAGGTGATCCAAAACCTGTCTGGGCAACAGATCCTCCGCCGCCCTGGGCAAATCCACCACCAAAGCCACCCTGAGCTGGTGTTGTCTGCGTAAATGAGCCAAATCCACCAGAGCTGCTGCCACCGCCAAAGATCGATCCGCCAGAGGCAGGCGTAGCTGCAGCGGTTGCTGGTGAACCGAAAATCGAGTTTCCTCCGCCACCAAAGGCAGAAGGTTGCGGGGAGCCGACGGGATTGGAGAATATATTTCCACCTGCTGCcggtgcagctgctgctgattgaCCAAACACATTTTGGCCAAAGATTGAAGAACTTCCTGCAGTCGGGGCACCGACTGCGCTCTGCGCATTACTTCCACCAAAAATTGAGCTCGATCCAAAAGGTGAACTGGCTGATCCGCCACCAAAAATAGATCCTCCGCTATCTCCTGTCTGTGCTGGTTGCCCAAAGACACTTGGCTTAACAGCTTGACCAAAAATGTTTCCGCCCGAAGCGGGTGCTGCAGTCGTGGGACTTCCAAACGGCGAAGGATTGCTGATCGCGGCCGACGCAAAGAGACCTGCTGGTGGTGCAGCTGCTGTAGCAGCTGGTGTTGCCGCAGCAGTGGTATTCGAAGGAGCAGTAGTAGCAGTAGCGCCTCCAAAAACGCTGGTATCCGGCTTGGGTATACtgccaaaaatgtttccaCTCGAAATGGGACTTTTTGCAGCTGATTGGAAGGGATTAGCTACCGGAGCcgctgttgatgttgctgcagcAAAGCCACCACCAAACACTGAGGTCGACGAGTTAATGGCGGTAGTTGTGGTGGAGCTGTTGGCAGCTAAGGGAGCAGGCGCGGTGGtagttggagctgcagcaccTCCCGCACTTAAATTGCTGAATGCATTGGAGAAGGAGAACGCGCTGCCCGGAACAGCAGTGCTGGATGTTACCGTTGTGCTAGATGTTGCCGGAACTGCTGGGGTCACTGCCGGAGGAATTACTGCTGGACTTGTTACAGCAGTCGTGGTGGTAGTAGTTGAATTAGCTGCTACAGTGGTTGAAATAGGAtcagttttggttttcgcCTCCGTCACACTTGTGGGAGCTATTGTGGCTGTAGACACTGTGTTGTTACTACCAAATAATCCCTTTGAGGCATCCGCATTTCCACCGCCAAACGAAAAGGTACCAGAGGGTGATCCGCTGTTAAGACCTCCAAAAATGTTGGCTGGTTTGGTGGTATCTGCAAGGTAAAAGATAAATTAGTTGTATAAGAAATAATGATATAAATGTATGCCTAATTTATTGATCCAATGTTATAGGAAAATATATCTAACCTGCTTGGGTGTTGGGCTTGCAAATGTTCACAGAGCTGAAGAGGCCGCCAATAGGATCCGAGCTGTTGGTCACTGCTTTTGTTGTGGTCACGGAAGGAGCATCAGTTGCACTGATCGAAGCAATTACGGGCGTGGGCTTGCTGGCAATGGTGGTTGTGCTGCTAGTCACTGTGGTGATCGGTTCAGCGTTCGATGGTTTTGTCAAAGCTGCCGAGAACATGCCAAATGGTGCAGTTGAAGCTGATGTGCCTGCACTAGTCGCTGTTGTGCTGGAAGGTTCCGATTTTTGAACCGTTGCGGCTGTTCCCCCGAAGCCCAGAGATGAGCCCAACCCGCCGAAACTGAACGGGGAGCTGGAAGCATTTCCGACAGCACCTCCAGTACCTGTAAATCCGCCAAATCCAAAGgatttgttttctgttttagCCTTTGGTGTTTGGGGTGGCAGTTTCGATTCCTCAGTTTCGGGTTTCACCGCCTTGAATTCTAGAGTTGCTTGCTGTTCTTTGGGCTTAGTCGGCTCTGGTGCAGGTTTCTCGACTGCTGCTAACGGGTTTGGTTTTGGAGTGGGAGCTGCCACGGCTGGCGATTCTGTTCCAAATGAGAGCGCCGACTtggcaccaccaccgccaaAACTAAAGCTGCCACTAGTACTGCCCAAGCCGCCGAACATGGATAGACCCGGCTTGGCAGCTTCTCCAGGAGTCAGAGTATTTGTCGTTGGCGTCACAGTAGATGTCTTTACAAACGGACTGCTTTGGCTGAAGGAAAATGACGTAGCCACTGGAGTAGTGGGATGTGTGGGCACTCCAGGTTTTTCCACAACGGACGGTTTAGATGGCATTGGTTTTGGCAACTGAGGAGCCACTGCCAGATTAGCTTGTGGCATCGGTGCTACAGCTGGCGTGGATGCCACAGCTGGTTTGGGAGGCGGTGCCACTGCTGCTTGGGTGTATTTGTTGGCTGTTATAGGCTTGGCTGCTGCCTTCTTAATCTGCTCCGCCCTACGTTTGGTTTCCAAAATAACCTCCGACTTGAGCCCCACTCGATCCGGACGCTGGGGACAAATAACGTTGATCTTCTGCAGCTGGACAACGTTACGGATTTTTTTTAGTCTTTGTTGAGTGAGTTTGGCTGCATTAGAGTCCACTATCTGGCTAAGACTCATCGACAGAATGGAGTCGGCCAATGTATCCActctaaataaaaaagttatcGTTGCATAAAGAGAGAGATAATAATGAATTCTACTAACGCTTCGTTGGTGCGGGTGCGACTTTTCTCCTGGTCAAGCAGTGCGGCCTGAAGCAATCCGCGCTCCTTAAGTTTGGCCTTGATGTTGTTTTGAAGAATCCGCTGGTCAGAAGCGAGGTTTTGAAGTTTTGTCAGTCTTTGATAGATTCCCTCTAGGCAAGGCATGTGCATGCGAGACTTCGAGTTGCGCCGCACAACATCCTGAAACTGTTCCCACTGCACATCGACATGCTGCTGGGCAAGACGCAACTGGGCTTCATTGGCAGCCACGTAGCTCTGAAGACGCGCTAACATGCGACGGCCTGCTGGATCACAGGAGCTTGAGTTCATTAAACGCGTAATCCTAAACGAAAATATGGATTTAGACTAggttatatatttaaagagtCTGTTACCCACTCTGGTTTCCTATAAATCTCCAGTTTTCCTCGGCATTCTGCTACAATGGCATAGGCCTCATTAAGACCGTGTCGCAATCCCTGTACATCCAACTCGAACTCCACATCCTTGGCTTGTTCATTTAGCTCCTGGAGATCATCCAGTCTCTTGGCGTACGCCCTCAAAGCAGATGGTGCTGCAATCTGAGgaaaaacaacttttataCATGAAACAGTTTAAAATCCTCAGTACTTACGCCTTTGAGGAGTTGCATAGTCTGGtccttttgcttttggatATCCTGGCTAAAGGCCTCAATTTGTAGCGCAATCATGTCCTTGATAATAGGCTCGGTGTCATCAGGCTTAAGACTTTCTTCTGCAGTTGGTGGCGCTGATGTAGCTGGTTTTGTGTCCACTGGTGCGAACGTTGGAGGAACCGTGTATAGTGGTTTGTttgcaggagcagaagcagaagcagctgcaggagctgTTGGCCCTGATGCCATCGTACGGGGTGTCACACTGCTAACAGCTGGTTTGTTTAATGCCATTCCACCAAAGGTATTTGTTCCTGGAGCAGAAAACATGGTACCCATAGTCGTAGCTGTTCCTTGAGTGCCAAATCCACCAAATGGTGTTGTTGGCTTGGCTGCATTGGCAGCTGGAGCACCAAACGAAAGTGGAGTGGAAGTCGGAGCAGTGCCAAAGGATAGCTGCGGAGCAGGTGCCTTCGGTGCAGCAGCTCCAAAGCCAGAAAACAGCGATGGGGGCTTATCCTTcgatggagctggagttgaTGTCACGGTATTCGGTGTAAAGGCAAAGGATATGTCCGAGGAAGCAGCAGGAGTTGCAGCAGGAGTCTTGGAGGGTGGACTGGCTGCCACAGCTGTCTGCTCCTTTTCCTCAATAGGAAGCAGCGTGTTGAGCGGCCTGAACTGCCCAGAAGTATCTGCCACTGGAGGAGGTGGCGAACAAACTGACACCGCTGTCGGCAGCACATTTAGAAAGTCAAAGGAGAGCAATAATCCATCTGAACTTAAAACATGCACCATGGGCATGGTCTGCAGCTTTTGCTCGTTTATCGTCAGCTGGTGCGTTGAGGAGGTGTCAAAGGCAAAGCCCAGCGGAAAGGTCTCCTCCTTGTCCTCACTTAGGGGCATTTCAATGCGGGCCTCATCCAGCAATGTAAACTGCTGCCAAGTGGGTGTATCGCCAGCTTCTGATGTTCCCATGATGCCCACCTCCACGCCATTGGCCGAGACTACGAGCAGCAGATTCCACTGGGGCACATGGCTAAAGAGAAACTGATGGTTTCTCGGGCCGTTCATGCTGTAGCAGATGTCATAGTAGTTAGTATAGCTGGGCGCCCCTGCCTTGGGAGCATTTAGGATGTACAGCGAGGGGTTACAGTCCTCCCCATGCTGCAGAAAGATCACCGCAAACTGGAAAGTCGACAACCACTGGATGGCAATGGTGTCAAAGGGGGCATCGTGTATATTCGGAGGACACAAAAGCGTCTTGGCCGGCGTCAGATCCGGCTTGAACTGCTGCACCTTGCCGGCGGGAAAACCAAGAACTATCTGTTTGCCCTTAGGCGACCAACAGCCGCATTTAACTTGTTGATTCTTGTCCAGCGAGTGCATTTCAAAGTTTCCGCCCTCCTTTAGGGCATACATCCCGAGTGCTCCGTTGCTCAAAACAACGGCCAGGCTGTTGGGCAGCACGGGATTCCAGAGCAGCTGGACGGCGTGCACGTGATCCTCGGCGGCCAGGCGAATATTGTAAACAGGACGTACATCAGGGGTCATGAACGTTGGCACCGCATATATGCTAAGCAGGCTGGTGCCGTTCTGGGTGTGATTCACGGCCAGCAGGTTGCCATCGGAGCTGCAGGCAATGTAATTCGGAATACTGGGCAGCGGCACAAGACGCGCCTGCGGCTGTTGGCCTGTGCTTTTCGCATTGGCCAAATCCTTCACAATGATCACTGCAAGGAGAGCCAGGttagatatacatatttagCTAGGGATCCAAGCTATATTACCCTTAAGTTCCGGCTGCGTTGGACTGCCGGCAAAGAGCAATCCCCGGCTACTGGAGACCGCCAGAAGGTTCACATTGCTGCGGGGATCGCCGCATTTTTTGAACGCAACAAACTTGTCGTGCAGCTTAAATTGAAAATCCTgtggcaaaacaaattgaatgtTTGACATTTCCGTGTGATGCAATTGTACTCACCTGCGTGTCCTTACAGTCTGGTGCATTTTGCgccattttcgtttgtttttacTCTTATTTCACCAAATTATGTGCGGCTTGTCAATTTGCCATTCGAGTTGATGGTGTGGCTGCAAATTTAGATCGCTGAAAACGTTGAGAAACAAAAAGCGCGCCACTTGCAGTACGGTCACTTTCAAGTATCTTACCACAGTAAACCCACCACATTCAAGGAAATGTACAAAACGTTGTTATATCTGACATTGATTTCATACATATAACGAagaaaagattttaaaatggTATTAAATAAGCTTTGAGAATTGTTTTTTCATATAATTGTTAACTAAAAACTCAAATTGGCTGGAATTAGCAACTTACCGCTTTAGTCTAACAGTGTAACCATATGGCATTTGCATCTGGTTGGTATTTTTGCACGTggtattttgttttgccagtATGTGCGAGAACGAAAATTTCAACACATCGCTAGCGCAGcagctttgttgttgttcgtctGTCTCTGTCCTGCAAgcgtttctttttgtttgctgagAATTAAACAAAAGCGATTTGTTCGCGGGCAATGCGAATGCAGTTGCAAAACAGGGCACAAAGCATCGGCTGTTTGGACTGAGATTGCACAAAGCCATGTAGTTGAGGTCGAGCTGGCGATTCGCAATTATCCAGAGGCGACGCAACACGGTGCTAAAAATTGCGTAGCCAATTAATCCCGAAGTCCTACGAATCCAATCGCAGTAACcaaaaagtaaatgaaattgttaTCAAGTTGAACAAAAGTCTGTAAAGTTTATTTCGAAATTGCACAAAAAGTATCCCcaaaaatcatataatttaCGGAAAAAGTCGAGGAAATTGCAGGTGAAAATTAGGGTTGAAAAGGAAAGGCAAGGATAACGGAGTGGACTAATTGAATACCCTGCAAATTTTCAACTAGAGCAGTCAGGCGGCCACCAAGATGATCAGCAGTCTGTTTTCGCGGCTTATAATGTGAGTAATAACCGATTACTATAGCAATCCCCAACTTCACAGCCCCCGCAGGTTAGTGCGAGTGAGagcgctgcagctgctgacccccaaaaaataaaacaaacttttcAAGCTCGGCCTTCGAAACGGAGAAAATCGAGCACCTACGAAACTCGTCGTCGATTCCTAATTGTGTGGGCGTCACGCTTTTGATTTCtgatttttatacatttccGTGGTTCCTCGATTCTCTGATTACCCCCggattgtttgtttattaatcAGCTGTCGCAAAGTACCGTTCACTTGTGCGCGAGTGTGTGCggcctgtgtgtgtgtaaccCTCAATTGAACTCCTAATTTGGAGTTGCAACTTTCCGAGATTCAGAGTCTCTGGGTTTCCGAGGCCGACGCACTCGTGTCGCCCGATTTGGGTGCAGAACATGTGGATATAGCCTGTCGGCGACCCGGCGACTCTGTGACTCCGCTATTGTTGTCAATATTTATAGATCGCGGTCGAATTGGCAACTCAACGCTTGCCCATAAAGTGGCACAGTCGCGGCCACCTTGCTAGCAGCTCCTTTGTTCGAGCACACAATACAGCAAAGCTAGATATGTACGCTATACTGGTGATACATAAAATAGAATAGTATTTTTCTAAGAGCTTAGACtctagttaaaaaaaaaattaaaatggttataagttcaaatcaaatatataacATCATACTCAATGTCAAGATATATAGTTTATCTAAATTATAAAATCGATTACCAATACCCTTCCCAACTTAAAGATTTAAATATCTTGGGACTTAGTGGTGCTACTTTCTTGAACGCATCTGTCGCTAGTTTCCGAACTGCGGCGCATTCCTCCGTGTAAACATTGAGTGCTCCTCTATTGCTGGTTCTCTCTAGACCCGATCGTGGGTTTATTAATAGACCCCCCGCCTGAGCGTTAGACGCCGAGCTCCGGCAGTCTCTGCTCGGCGTTCTAGCGGCCAGGAACGATCTGCGATCCGCGCTGCGGGCAATGCATCCCCGTTGCCATGAGGCCAATCtatcagcaggagcagccgctCTTCTACCAGCGGCCAGCTAATCTCCGCCGCCTACGTCAACCGCCGGGCACCGTCTACGGACGCAGCTACTCGCTCGAGGACCAGCCAGAGGACGTGATACCCGTGTATCCAAAGTTTATCTACGctccacaacaacagcagcagcagcaacgggCCCCATATCCGCTGTATCAGCTGGGCGACTCGCTGAGCTCGCTGGACAGCGATTTTCCCGAGAATGAGTACGGCGGAGCCTACATAGTGGAGGAGCGAGTTCCGCTGGCCACCGCACCCACGCCCAAAGTTCTCCAGAACCTCAATGCCCTGGGCCGactgctggagctgctgcagcgctGTCCTCTGCCATGCCTCTCCTTCAACACGGCCTGCATCTGCTCGCTGATTGTCATATTCCTTGCGCCGCGAACTTGTGCCCAGAGTTTACTGTTTCCCGCTTTCAGATTGTTCTGCGGCACCCTGTATCCGGCCTATGCCTCCTACAAGGCCGTCAGGACCAAGGATGTCAAGGAATATGTAAGTATTTGTCGATTTACATTCAACTGTATTGTTATGCTTTTTCATCTCTCGCCTCAGGTTAAATGGATGATGTACTGgattgtctttgcatttttcacCTGCATAGAAACATTCACGGACATATTCATTTCCTGGCTGCCGTTCTACTACGAGGTGAAGGTGGCCCTGGTGTTTTGGCTCCTCTCGCCGGCCACAAAGGGCAGTTCGACTTTGTATCGCAAATTCGTGCATCCGATGTTGACGCGCCACGAACAGGTGGGACCCGAAAAACTcgagtgtatatatatagatcgCTCGGTACATCATAATTCGCTTCTCTTTGTGCAGGAGATCGACGAGTACGTGAACCAGGCCAAAGAGCGGGGCTATTCGGCGGTCCTGCAGCTGGGCTCCAAGGGAGTAAACTACGCCACCAATGTCCTCATGCAGACGGCCATCAAGGTAATCCTTCCCACACACACCTCACACACCACACACTGCCCCCATTGacacactcacccacactCTCGCACACTCACTCGACTCGGTAACCACATtcatttggccattttcgATCGCCTCCA is part of the Drosophila yakuba strain Tai18E2 chromosome 2R, Prin_Dyak_Tai18E2_2.1, whole genome shotgun sequence genome and encodes:
- the LOC6531739 gene encoding polyserase-2 — protein: MQTRLAWIPLLIWFLCDLGDSLFLDEFCGNHIGPKIVGGQNATIGNSAWTAAVYNATHFICGGTLIHKRFVLTAAHCIDGQEYLSVRLGAYNKSEPMDRKIVIKAIMHTLFNRTISYENDIGLLKLSSDVMFNVFVRPICIVTDQRLSAHVRNVRTFKAFGWGLKMDEKASDILQTVTLNHLDSYECLRDLGIQLSSKQICAGVPFKDTCRGDSGGPLTNNVTIAGISVIREVQFGIISIGKSTCDGVGVYIDVISYADWIKTTIDTHYIEDKPQAPVIFENKPQQQDVFLYADCGGATIAANLEAIINWPHFRALGILITHQFVLTNARRLPITASSLEVNVRGRTGFYEMYRVVDIFSNPGNDIALLKLNRPATGPEGMKPICMLANARDQQMASSTPPFTMIFDAPAHGRLYDVNVALCSQKIHEREELSELCVVTPVGASRLGMPSHILGKKVTNSGRTWLVLFGILSRGSSDRGLYVYTNVIKFSEWIAYTVKSN
- the LOC6531740 gene encoding nuclear pore complex protein Nup214, which encodes MAQNAPDCKDTQDFQFKLHDKFVAFKKCGDPRSNVNLLAVSSSRGLLFAGSPTQPELKVIIVKDLANAKSTGQQPQARLVPLPSIPNYIACSSDGNLLAVNHTQNGTSLLSIYAVPTFMTPDVRPVYNIRLAAEDHVHAVQLLWNPVLPNSLAVVLSNGALGMYALKEGGNFEMHSLDKNQQVKCGCWSPKGKQIVLGFPAGKVQQFKPDLTPAKTLLCPPNIHDAPFDTIAIQWLSTFQFAVIFLQHGEDCNPSLYILNAPKAGAPSYTNYYDICYSMNGPRNHQFLFSHVPQWNLLLVVSANGVEVGIMGTSEAGDTPTWQQFTLLDEARIEMPLSEDKEETFPLGFAFDTSSTHQLTINEQKLQTMPMVHVLSSDGLLLSFDFLNVLPTAVSVCSPPPPVADTSGQFRPLNTLLPIEEKEQTAVAASPPSKTPAATPAASSDISFAFTPNTVTSTPAPSKDKPPSLFSGFGAAAPKAPAPQLSFGTAPTSTPLSFGAPAANAAKPTTPFGGFGTQGTATTMGTMFSAPGTNTFGGMALNKPAVSSVTPRTMASGPTAPAAASASAPANKPLYTVPPTFAPVDTKPATSAPPTAEESLKPDDTEPIIKDMIALQIEAFSQDIQKQKDQTMQLLKGIAAPSALRAYAKRLDDLQELNEQAKDVEFELDVQGLRHGLNEAYAIVAECRGKLEIYRKPEITRLMNSSSCDPAGRRMLARLQSYVAANEAQLRLAQQHVDVQWEQFQDVVRRNSKSRMHMPCLEGIYQRLTKLQNLASDQRILQNNIKAKLKERGLLQAALLDQEKSRTRTNEAVDTLADSILSMSLSQIVDSNAAKLTQQRLKKIRNVVQLQKINVICPQRPDRVGLKSEVILETKRRAEQIKKAAAKPITANKYTQAAVAPPPKPAVASTPAVAPMPQANLAVAPQLPKPMPSKPSVVEKPGVPTHPTTPVATSFSFSQSSPFVKTSTVTPTTNTLTPGEAAKPGLSMFGGLGSTSGSFSFGGGGAKSALSFGTESPAVAAPTPKPNPLAAVEKPAPEPTKPKEQQATLEFKAVKPETEESKLPPQTPKAKTENKSFGFGGFTGTGGAVGNASSSPFSFGGLGSSLGFGGTAATVQKSEPSSTTATSAGTSASTAPFGMFSAALTKPSNAEPITTVTSSTTTIASKPTPVIASISATDAPSVTTTKAVTNSSDPIGGLFSSVNICKPNTQADTTKPANIFGGLNSGSPSGTFSFGGGNADASKGLFGSNNTVSTATIAPTSVTEAKTKTDPISTTVAANSTTTTTTAVTSPAVIPPAVTPAVPATSSTTVTSSTAVPGSAFSFSNAFSNLSAGGAAAPTTTAPAPLAANSSTTTTAINSSTSVFGGGFAAATSTAAPVANPFQSAAKSPISSGNIFGSIPKPDTSVFGGATATTAPSNTTAAATPAATAAAPPAGLFASAAISNPSPFGSPTTAAPASGGNIFGQAVKPSVFGQPAQTGDSGGSIFGGGSASSPFGSSSIFGGSNAQSAVGAPTAGSSSIFGQNVFGQSAAAAPAAGGNIFSNPVGSPQPSAFGGGGNSIFGSPATAAATPASGGSIFGGGSSSGGFGSFTQTTPAQGGFGGGFAQGGGGSVAQTGFGSPQAPQQPSTPGGFGAKPVFGGSPAFGASPTFGGGATFGSPKGFGGFGAATPVASPPAFGAAAKPTQGNIFETLGGQESGLSFGNLAQTGNSNTQKPAFGGSSFMNYR